One window of Nicotiana tomentosiformis chromosome 11, ASM39032v3, whole genome shotgun sequence genomic DNA carries:
- the LOC138901156 gene encoding uncharacterized protein — protein sequence MANLSVSQLQQKIEMIGKLREKVDVIRAESLKWKEGMDRFAAEKEIARAQLSSAKNQLQKMKEKGSVQARRIEELEARLASILANAKSNAEKAKADADALVAIYRADAEAAQVQAREAAETADTQAHWVAELAMCRSRRETLEEIHARGFDLAEEIKRAKELEADVEALVSNDDDDDNDDDDGE from the coding sequence atggctaacctttcggtctcacagctgcagcagaaaattgagatgatcggaaaACTCCGTGAAAAAGTCGATGTGATAAGAGcagagtctttgaagtggaaagaaggaatggaccgctttgctgcagagaaagaaattgcccgagcccaattgtcatcggctaAAAACCAACTTCAAAAGATGAAGGAGAAAGGCTCTGTCCAAGCAAGAaggatagaggagctcgaggctcggttggcctctatTCTTGCCAATGCCAAATCTAACGCCGagaaggcaaaggccgatgcagatGCACTTGTGGCCATCTATCgcgccgatgctgaagctgcccaggtccaagcaagagaggcagccgagactgcCGATACTCaagcacattgggtcgctgaacttgctatgtgtcgatctcggagggagactctcgaggagatacatgctcgaggtttcgaccttgctgaagaaataaaaagggccaaagaactcgaagccgatgttgAAGCTTTGGTTTCcaatgacgatgatgatgacaatgatgatgatgacgggGAGTAA